AAGCGTTCTGGTAACTATTTATTAATTGAAAAAATACAGAGATGAAAGCCTTTCTATGGGGATTTCATTCTACAAAAATCCATTGATGAAAATTAGAATTTTACTTTTTTTGTTAATTTTGTTTACCGCTTGTGCTACGCGTAAAATCTCTTATAACCGAGAGAAAATAATTCATAGTTATTTGCCCTCCTATACCGTTTTTGTTGATAATGAGCCATTGGAATTCAATAATTTATATCTTGATAAAGAAAATATTAATAATGTAGAGATAGATAATAAAAATAAGACTTTATATATCAATCAATTGAAGAAAGAAGAATTCTTGAATTTGAATGATTTATTAAAAGAAAAAAAGCATTAATGTAGCAATGGTTATTATTAATGGTTTGCCTATTGAGGATAGTTTGTGGACAAAGACTAAGCTTTCGCCAAGAGCCATAAAATCAGTGAATATTCTGAAAAAAGAAAAAATGGAACATGGTATGATTTGCCGTCCTCTCAAAGGTGATTTTTTATTTATTAAAACAGATTAAATCAAAAAAAATGAAAAAAATATATTTAGTATTATTTATCGTAATTCAATGCGCGGTGAAAGCACAAGTGGAAAACTTGAGTATAAATATATTTGATGGCAAAAGTTTCCAAACGGATCAAATTATCGGATATGAAAAATTGTCTCCACAACTTATTAGATTGTCAAAATTAGATTCTGAATATCCATATGGAAACATAACTACATTTTTTAAAAATAATTTTATTTCTGGTAATGAAGGTCCATGTGGTAATGAGTGTAGAATAACTGTTTATGGTAAATACACTTTAAAAAAGAACAAAATAAAATTATTTATAAATAAAATTGAATATTGGAAAGATTGTAAAGCTCCAGATAAAATAATCAATAAAACTATTGGAACTTATACTTGGGAAGAGCAAGTAAACGGAGATGTACTTATGAAAAAAATAAAAAAATGAAAAAAATATTATTATTAGCATTTGTATGCTTTTATACTCAAATACAAGCGCAAGTCAATGAATATCCTACCAGCCCCGTGGATTATGTAAATCCGCTCATGGGTACGGATTCCAAATTTGCGCTCTCCAACGGGAACACCTATCCCGCCATTGGTCGGCCTTGGGGCATGAACCTCTGGACGCCACAGACCAATAAAAATGGCGACGGCTGGGTGTATCAATACAGTGCTGATAAAATTAACGGGTTTAAACAAACACATCAACCTTCGCCGTGGATGAACGATTATGGAGCCTTTGCCATTATGCCCATCGTGGGTAAATTACGATTTGAGGAAGATGAGCGCGCCAGCTGGTATTCGCACAAGACAGAGGAAGCCACGCCGTATGATTATAAAGTGTATCTGGCAGATGAAGACATCACCGCTGAATTAGCCCCAACGGAGCGTGCGGCGATGCTCCAATTTACTTATCCTAAAACCGATTCTGCCATGATTGTGGTAGATGCTTATCACAAAGGCTCTTGGGTGAAATACTTGCCTAAAGAAAACAAAATTGTGGGCTACAACACCTTTAACAATGGTGGCGTGGCAGATAATTTTAAAAATTATTTTGTGATAGAATTAAGCCAAAAACCAGATTTTTATAAAACTTGGAACAATGGCAAATTTGAAAATTCTCCCGAGGTGAAAAGCGAAAGAGCGGGTATTGTCGTAGGTTTTAATAAAACTAAAAAAGGCGAAAAAATCACTTGCCGTGTGGCTTCATCGTTCATCAGTTTGGAGCAAGCCGAGCAAAATTTAAAAGCTGAATTAGGCTCAAAATCTTTAGCCCAAGTAAAAGAAGAAGGTAAAAAGGAGTGGAACGAAGTTTTGTCTAAAGTCTTGGTAAAAGGTGGCGACGAAAACCAAATGCGCACTTTTTATTCTTGCTTGTATCGCATGGTGTTTTTCCCGCTTAGAATGTACGAAATCACTCAAAATGGCGACATCGTACACTACAGTCCGCAAAACGGAAAAGTGGAAAAAGGCTATAAATTTGCAGGGACAGGCTTTTGGGATACTTTCAGAGCCTTGTATCCTTTCTTAAACTTGATGTATCCTTCGATCAATAAGCAAATGCAAGAAGGCTTAATCAATGATTACAAAGAAGGCGGCTGGTTGCCAGAATGGTCTTCGCCAGGCTATCGTGGAATCATGATTGGTAACAATTCGGCATCGGTGGTGGCAGAGGCTTACATCAAAGGTTTGCGTGGCTACGACATCGAAACGCTATACGAGGCACTGATTCATGGTGCCAATAACGAAGGTCCCGAAGCTACGGGAAGAAAAGGCGTGGCGTATTATAATCAATTGGGCTATGTGCCAAACGATGTGGACATCAACGAGAATGTGGCGCGTTCGCTTGAATATGCCTACGATGATTTTGCGATTTATCAATTGGCTAAAGCCTTGAAAAAGCCTAAAAAAGAAATCGAAAAATACCGCCAAAAAGCTTTTAATTATAAAAAATTATTTAAGCCAGAAAATAAATTAATGGCTCCTAAAAACAAAGACGGCAAATTTTCGCCCAACTTCAATCCGTTTTCTTGGGGTGGCGCCTTTACCGAGGGCAACAGTTGGCACTACTCGTGGTCGGTATTTCAGGACATAGAGGGCTTAAAGAATTTAATGGGCGGAAACCGAGAATTTGTACAAATGCTGGATTCTATTTTTGTGATGCCGCCTACTTATGAGGCTTCGTATTATGGCGGAATCATCCACGAAATCAGAGAAATGCAAGTGATGGGCATGGGGCAATATGCACACGGAAATCAGCCGATTCAGCACATGATTTATTTGTATGATTATGCGGGTGAGCCGTGGAAAACCCAAAAATGGGCACGCGAGGTGATGAACCGCATGTACAACGCCAATCCAGATGGCTATTGTGGCGATGAGGACAATGGGCAAACATCGGCTTGGTATGTGTTCTCTGCCCTGGGCATGTATCCCGTAACGCCTGCTTACCCTGAGTATGCACTGGGCGCACCATTGTTCAAAGAAGCGACTTTAAGTTTTGAAAATGGCAAAAAATTAAAAATTGAAGCACCAAACAATTCAGCCCAAAACCGCTATGCCGACAAGGTGTGGGTGAATGGTAAATTGTATGATAAAAACTATTTCAATCATTTTGATTTGCTCAAAGGCGGTGTCATTAAATTCGACATGCAAGCCGAGCCCAATAAAAAGCGTGGCACGAGCAAAAACGCTTATCCTTTCTCAATGAGCTTGGAGAGGTAGAGAAATGTTTTATATTTGTAGAAAGAGGTAGAAAAATTAATATGGCAAAAAAGAATCAATCAACAAGGTTAACTAATCAGCATAAATATTCGCAGGGTGTTGTAGGTATATTTGGAATGGAAGCAAAGTTGCATGATACCAAAGTTAGCGATATATCCAAGATTGTTGTGAGAAGACTAGAGCAGGAGTATCCTAAATTAAACTTTCGTTATAGAACAAGTGTTAAAAAGCAAGAAATAAATGAAGCTTTACAAAAAATAGATAAGTATTTAGGACAAACACTTTTTGTCCCTAATTCAAGTATAAAGCCAGATGGTGGAATTATTGAGGTAAAAGATGATAATGGTAATTGGAGAGTAATTTTAGTATCAGAAGCGAAGCATCAGGGTAAAGATATTGAAAATATTTTAAGTGGTAAATTAGTAGGGAAAAAGAATAATCAGGATTTAATGGCGGCAGGTAATGCAATAGAAAGAGCCTATAAGAATATCTCAGAAATAGCTAATTTTATGCTTTTAGAGTCTCACTTTCCTTATGTTTTGTTTTTAGAAGGTTCTAATTTTTTAACAGAAACTATTTCTATTAAAAGACCTGATGGTAGAGTAGTGAATCTTGAATACAATTCAGGAATGTTGAACAGATTGGATCGACTTACCTCGGCTAATTATGGTATGCCGATTAATACTAATTTATGTGAAAATAAATTTGTTAAACATTCGAATAAAACCATTATGCTTCAAGCAACATCTATTTACACACAAGGAAATGGTAAAAGGTGGAGGGGAGATGAAATGCTTGATATTATGCTTGACATTTCAAAAACCTCTCTTAAGATCTTAGGAAGTGATATTTTTAATCAAATAACTCAAAGTTAGATGGCTAGGAAAGCAACAAATAAATTATTACAAAAAGCTAAAAAAGCTAAAAGTGATGAGTTCTACACGCAATTGAAGGATATCGAAAGGGAATTACAGTATTATAAAAAACATTTTAAAAATAAAGTGGTTTATTGTAATTGTGATGATCCTCGAACTAGTAATTTTTTCAATTATTTCGTTTCAAACTTTAAAAAATTAGGACTTAAAAAAGTTATAGCTTCTTGTTATGTCAAGCAACAAACGGCTTTATTTGATACAGAAGTGATTGGAAAGGGTTTTTTCTATGAGTATACGGGAAAAGGGAGCAAGATTCAAATCCCCCAAATGGAGGATGTAGTTAGCTTTAAAGGAGATGGAGACTTTAGAAGTGGAGAGTGTGTTGAGTTGCTAAAACAAGCGGATATTGTAGTAACAAATCCACCATTTTCACTTTTTAGAGAATATGTTTCTCAGCTAAATGATTTTGATAAAAAATTTTTAATAATTGGAAACATTAATGCCATAACTTATAAGGAGATTTTTAAACTAATAAAAGAAGATAAAGTTTGGTTAGGCATTAATTTTGGGAGAGGTATTTCGGGATTTATTGTCCCGAAACATTACGAGTTATATGGAACAGAAACTAAGATTGATGAGTATGGTAATAGAATTATATCTCCCAATAATTGCCTTTGGTTGACGAATTTAGATATAGATAAAAGACATGAAAATATAGAACTTACTAAATATTACCAAGGAAATGAAAATGAGTATCCAAGTTATGATAACTATGATGGAATTAATATTGATAAGACAAAGAATATACCTTTAGATTATACGGGGTTTATGGGGGTTCCTATTACATTTTTGCATAAATATAATCCAGATCAATTTGAAATTATAAGATTTCGAAAAGGAGATGATGGAAAAGATTTATCGATCAATGGCAAATGTCCTTATTTTAGAATTATTATCAAAAATAGAAATGTACAGACTAAATTAATTCAAAGAAAAATGGAGTATTATAAAGAGATTAAACATTTAGAAAAAAATCGACCTATTGCAAATAAAATTTCAGTAAGTGCAAAATAATTCCTATCTTGTGCAAAGCTCGCAAAAGCTTGTGCAAAGGATTTCCCAGATGGGGGAAAGGCAGCACAAGATAGGAAATTGAATACACAACATAATGTAAAGAATTTCCTTGATGGGAAATTCAATATCCTAGATGATTTTTTGAAAAGTTGACAATAAAAATAAAAATTAATCGATAAAAAATAAAATTATGGCGAGAAAATCGTATTCAGAGAGCATCACTTCGGCAAAAGTGATGATTGATGCCCTTAAAAATAACAAGGGAAGTTTGCCACAAAAGTTAGACGACGATTTCATTACAAAAATGGAAAGCCTCCGCACCAAAGCAGAGACGCTAAACTCCGAGCAGGAGAAGCTTAAAGCAGATTTAAAACAAAAAACCGAAGTACTAGACAAGGAACTCAAAGAATTAGAAAAACATTATGCAGAGGCTAAAAAGCGCATTAAGCTAGACTTTCCGCAAACAGCTTGGAAGGAGTTTGGTATTGAGGATAAAAGGTAGAAAAGAGGTTTTTTACAGCACATTTACAGAAAGGTTTTGTCAGCACGGCAGAACCTTTTTGTTTATAACTAAAAACCTTCGTTATTTAACGATTCTTCTTCCCCAAATGGTTGGTATACAAAAACACGGGGATTAAAATCAAAAGCATCACAGGCTGAATAATCAATCGGCGGATGTAGAAGCCTGCCGTAAAGCCTAAACTTGAAAATTCCGTTTTTAAGCTATAATAATACAAACCAAAAAATACCAAGGCTCCCACCACATACACCAGTGCGCTGAACTGCACATAGGCTTTTTTGCTGAAAATTAAAGCAATGATGCCGAGCGAAATGAGTGTGTTTAGCCCATATCTAAAAAGCATGCTGAGCAGGTGTTTGTTCAAGTCCATTGGGGGGAATGCCACATGATGATAATCCGTTTTGAAATAAGCCAACAGTGGATCATAGAACAATTCGGTTTGGAAAAAGCGAACTGCCATCAGCGCAAAAATCAATACAACGACAAGTGCCCAGCGTAGAAATTTCATCAGTTTTTATTTTTTAGCACAAAAAACACAATCCAGATAATCCACAAAATAACCACCATACCATAAATAATGGCAGGGAACAGATAATCGTGTGCCAATTCGCCGTATTCGGCGTGGTAGGCAAAAATATAATTGAGGATTGCAATGCGAGTGATATTGGTAAGGTGCAGTAAAATCACGCCCCCCACCGAATACAAGAAACTCGGTAAAAATCGTTTGGAAAACGCAATAATGAACGAAACAAAAATAATCATAATCGCTATGGCATTGCACCCTTCGTTGATGATACAGATGTAGCGGTCGTTCAGCAAGAAGCGGCGAAAAGTCTCTCCCGAAACTTGTTCAGAATCAGCATTGAATCCCAGCCACTGCATCACTTGCGCGGTGCTGTCTGCCACCCAAGCCGTGAACGGATCGGCAATTTGCTTTAATTCAGAAAAATGTTGCAAATACTGGCTATACAACAATGTAAGCACGATGTATGCGATAAAGAATTTGGCAATGAGCCACAATGCGGGTTTAAATTCCTTTAAATTCATAATTAAATGCAAATGTAGAAGATTATTTTTTATTTTTGCTTTAAATTCAGAATTATGAGCGATTTAAAAAAGAGAATTGATACGATTTTTGAGGCAAATCAAGAATTAGACAGCACTTTGCAAAAGGTTTGTAAATTGTTGTATGATGAGGTAAAGCACTTTAACTGGGTAGGCTTTTACTTTAAAAATGGCGACAAACAAGAGCTAAAGTTGGGACCATACAAGGGCGCACCCACCGAACACACCATCATCCCATACGGCAAAGGAATTTGTGGACAAGTGGCGGTGAGCAACGAGACTTTTATTTCACAAGATGTGTATGCCGAGGAAAATTATCTGGCGTGTAGCATTGAGACCAAAGCGGAAATCGTGGTGCCAATTTTTAAAAACGGCGAAAATGTGGGACAAATCGATATTGATTCGCATTATGCCAATTCCATCAGCAAGGAAGACGAGGCGCTGCTCGATTACATTTGCGAGCGTGTAGGAAAAATGCTTTAAAATCGGATTTTTTTGGAATTTAATATATTTAAAAATAGCACGGGTCGATTGCAAAAGCAATCGACCCGTGTGTTTTATCTAAGTTTTCTTTCTTTGATTAAGGCAAAACCTCTTTCATGATGTAGCCTTGAGAGCCGTTTGGCATAGGGATATTTAATTTTTGAGAAAGCGTAGGTGCCACATCGGTAATGTTGTAGCGAGTGAAACTTTCGCCTGGTTTCACTTTCCAGCCATACCAAATGTTGGGTACATGCGTGTCGTATAGGTAAGTAGTCCCGTGAGTGGTTCCTTTAGCGCCGTATTCCATGTATTGCGGATCTAGCAACACAACGATATCTCCGTTTTGTTTAGGGTCGTAGCCACGCTCGATTAAGCTTAAATTGTAATCGGTTGGGTTTCCTCTTAGGATATCATCTCTTGAATAGGTGCGAGCGATATAAGGTTTCTCATTGGCCCAGTCGCATATTTCACGAACGATTTTGTCATAATCCAATTTTTTGTTTTTGATGTATTCATCATTCAAGAAAATATTTTGGTTAGAATAATTGGTAATTAATTCTTTGCCATAAATCGGTGCAAAATGTCCTTGTAATTCTTTAAAAAATGCTTTATAATCCAGATTTTTCACATGGTATTTATGGTCGAGCAAGAAGTTTGGATTTTCTGCCGCAGCGTGGTCGGCACTCAAGAAAAGTAGATAATTTCCTTTTCCTACCTTTTGGTCAAGGAAGTTAAGCAAATCAGCAATGTTTAAATCCAATCTTAAGTAAGTATCTTGAATCTCCATAGAACGAGGCGCAAAATTGTGACCTACATAATCGGTAGAAGAGAAGCTAATCGCTAAGAAATCAGTGAATTCGCCTTTTCCTAAGTTTTCATGTTCTATGGCTTCTTTGGCTAAATGAGCCACCATATCGTTTCCGTAAGGTGTAGATTTCAAAACGCCCATATTTCCTGTTTTTTTCACCACTTTTTTCAAATCGTATGGAAACACAGGCTTGTCGAGCCCTGCAAAGCCCCCTTCGTATGGCGTATCGTCTGGTGTGCTTTCGTCGTAATCTTTAGGATTTTTAAGCAAGCTCCATCCTTGTTTTACAAATTTCTCAGGCTCTTTTTTAGCATTATAATTTTTCACCCATTGGGGTAAATCTTTCATGTAAAATGTACTTGAGATGAATTTACAATTTTTATCCATCCAGTAAGCGGCATCGGCAAAGTGACCAGCAGGCAAAATTGCACCACGATCTTTTACCGAAATCCCGATGACTTTTCCACGGAAATTATTGTTAAGTTTCAAAGCGTCGGTCACGGTAGTGGCTTTTAGGCGGTGCGGAGACATTTGTCCTTGCTTGTCGTCTGGAGCTATGCCCACACCCTGCATATGGCTATCAGAAGTACAATATACAAAATCTTTTTCGCCACGGTGGTACCAAGAGTTTCCTACGATGCCGTGAATGGCAGGCGTAGTCCCAGTATAGAGACTTGAGTGTCCTGGCGCCGTGTAAGTAGGCATATAATTATAGTGTGTATTTTTGAAATTAAAGCCCTCTCTCATCAGTCGTTTAAAACCATCGTTAGAGAAATCGCTGTTGTAGCGGTACAGATAATCGGGGCGCATTTGGTCTACCACGATGCCCACCACGAGTTTGGGTTGTTCTACTTGCCCAAAGCTTAGGCAAAGTGCACTAAGCGCGAGCGTACTGAAAATTTTCTTCATATTTTCTGTATTAATTAAAATGCTAAACTACTAAATTAAAAATAAGTAAAGAAGGTTTTGGTGTGAAAAAATATTTAAATTTTGAATTTTAAAATTCGTTCAAAAGCCTATATAAATAATTTTTTTAAATCTAGTGTTAAATCTCAAAAAAAGGTTTTCAACACCTATATTTGATAATTCATCTAAGCCATATCCACAAAAGATTTGCGCCCTTTTGGGGGATATTATAGCTGATTTTTGAGTTGTCTTTTTTGCTACTTTTATATAACTTAGTCCACCGAATTGATTAAAAATTCACACCAAAATTCATATAATAAATTATAAAACAAAAAATTAGCATTATGGGCATTTTTGATAAAAGAATTAATTACAAACCGTTTGAATATCCCGAAATTCTACAATTTACCGAGGCAATTAACAAATCTTTTTGGGTACATTCAGAAGTGGATTTCACTGCAGATATCCAAGATTTTCATTCTCAGATTTCAGACGCAGATCGCAACGCTGTTAAAAACAGTTTGCTAGCCATTGCGCAAATCGAGGTTGCTGTAAAAACTTTCTGGGGGAATCTTTACAAACATATGCCAAAACCAGAAATGAATGGGCTAGGGGCTACTTTTGCAGAATGCGAATTTAGACACTCAGAGGCGTATTCAAGATTGCTTGAGGTTTTGGGCTACAACGACGAGTTTGAAAAAGTAATCGAGGTGCCTGTCATCAAAAAAAGAATCGAATACCTAAACGAGGCGTTGAAAGATGCCAATTCAGAAGACCACAAAGCGTATGTGATGTCGCTTTTGATGTTTAGTATTTTGATTGAAAATGTTTCGTTATTTAGTCAATTTGCTATCATTCTTTCGTTTACAAGATTTAGAGGTTACATGAAAAATGTATCAAACATCATCGCATGGACTTCTGTAGACGAGCAAATTCACGCCAATGCAGGAATTTATTTAATTAATAAAATTAAAGAAGAACAACCTGAATTGTTGCAAGAAGACGAAGAAGCGCAGATTTATGATTTAATCAAGGAATCTATCAACATCGAGGCGCAAATCCTAGATTGGATTTTTGAACAAGGCGAAATCCCAAATATTACCAAAGAAAATCTACTTAACTTTATGAAATTCAGAGTAGACGATAGTTTGGTGAAAATCGGAATGAAACCATTGTTTAATGTTACCAGCGAGGAATACAAAGCCATGGAATGGTTTGAGCAAGAGGTGTTTGCCAATTCGCTCGATGATTTCTTTGCCAAACGCCCAGTGGATTACACCAAGCACGATAAAAGTTTTTCAGCCAATAGTTTGTTCTAAAAAAAACTAAATCATGACCGAATCGATAAAACAAGAAATGATTTACAATTTCAGTAAAGATTTCAAACTTGGCGAATATATTTATATGGGCATGGGGCTTGTCGGCGAGCACCGCGTGTGTATTTCCGTAGCCTACAAAATTGATTACTGCATCAAAAAAGCTAATCAATTTGTAGAAACAGATCCTAATGTGAAGTTTACTCACATCAACAAAGTAAAAGTGGGCGAGACCAGTGCTACCCAAAAATTTGAATTATAACTAAAACTAAAACATACCAACACAAAAAATGTCTGAAGAAAAAAATATATGGTGGCTCAATGAGGAGTCTGAACAAATGCTCAATCGTGGTTATTTGCTAAAAGGCGAAACTGTAGAAGGCGCCATTGAGCGTATCACTACCGCAGCTGCCAAGAGATTATACAAACCAGAACTTCAACCAAGATTCGAGGAGATTATCCGCAAGGGCTGGATGAGCCTTTCATCTCCCGTTTGGGCCAATATGGGAACCCAGCGAGGCTTGCCAATTTCATGTTTCAATGTGCATGTACCCGATAGTATTGAGGGGATTACGCATAAATTGGCAGAGGTAATTATGCAAACTAAAATTGGTGGAGGTACTTCAGGCTATTTTGGAGAATTAAGACACCGAGGAACTGCCGTGACCGATAATGGTAAATCTTCTGGTTCTGTGAGTTTTATGAAGCTTTTTGATACCGCAATGGATGTGGTTTCTCAAGGTGGAGTGCGTCGTGGGGCGTTTGCAGCTTATTTAGACATCGATCATCCAGATGTCGAAGAATTTTTACATATAAAAGATATAGGAAACCCGATTCAAAACCTTTTTTATGGCGTTTGTGTGCCAGATTATTGGATGAACGACATGATTGAAGGCGATATGGAAAAACGCAGAATTTGGGCTAAAGTGCTTGAATCTCGCCAGAAAAAAGGATTACCCTATATTTTGTTCTCAGACAATGTCAATCGTCAGAAGCCACAAGTTTATAAGGACAATAATATGATGATTAATTCCAGTAACTTGTGTTCAGAAATTATGTTGCCATCGTCTGTAGATGAGTCGTTTATCTGCTGTTTGTCTTCGATGAACTTAGAACTTTTCGACGAGTGGAAAGACACCGATGCAGTGCAATTGGCTATTTTCTTCTTAGATGCAGTACTTTCAGAATTCATTGCCAAAACCGAAGGAAATTATTATTTATCATCAGCCAGAAAATTTGCGATGCGTCACCGAGCATTAGGTTTAGGGGCTTTAGGATACCATTCCTATTTACAAAAAAATATGATTCCGTTTGAAAGCATGGAAGCAAAACAATTCAATGCCAGAGCCTTTAAATTTATTAGAGATGAAGCTTTAAAAGCTAGCCAAGAATTAGCCAATATTTATGGAGAGCCTGAAATTTTGAAAGAATATGGTCGTAGAAATACCACTTTGATGGCAATTGCACCTACTACTTCAAGTTCTGCGATTTTAGGACAAACTTCGCCAGGAATTGAGCCGTATGCAAGTAACTACTACAAAGCAGGTTTGGCTAAAGGAAACTTTATGCGCCAAAACAAATATTTGAAAAAATTATTGGCAGAAAAAGGTATGGATACCGAAGATATCTGGAGAAATATTATGCTAAATCATGGTTCTATCCAGCAATTGGAAGGATTGACTCAGCGAGAAAAAGATGTGTTTAAAACATTCAAAGAAATTTCTCCGATGGAAATCATCACACAAGCCGCTCAGCGTCAGCAATTCATAGACCAAGCACAAAGCTTGAACTTGAATATTCCATCGTCTTTACCTGTAAAAGATGTTAATGCGTTGATGATTGAAGCTTGGCGTTTAGGTGTGAAAACTTTGTATTACCAAAGAAGCCAATCTGTA
This Ornithobacterium rhinotracheale DNA region includes the following protein-coding sequences:
- a CDS encoding ribonucleoside-diphosphate reductase subunit alpha is translated as MSEEKNIWWLNEESEQMLNRGYLLKGETVEGAIERITTAAAKRLYKPELQPRFEEIIRKGWMSLSSPVWANMGTQRGLPISCFNVHVPDSIEGITHKLAEVIMQTKIGGGTSGYFGELRHRGTAVTDNGKSSGSVSFMKLFDTAMDVVSQGGVRRGAFAAYLDIDHPDVEEFLHIKDIGNPIQNLFYGVCVPDYWMNDMIEGDMEKRRIWAKVLESRQKKGLPYILFSDNVNRQKPQVYKDNNMMINSSNLCSEIMLPSSVDESFICCLSSMNLELFDEWKDTDAVQLAIFFLDAVLSEFIAKTEGNYYLSSARKFAMRHRALGLGALGYHSYLQKNMIPFESMEAKQFNARAFKFIRDEALKASQELANIYGEPEILKEYGRRNTTLMAIAPTTSSSAILGQTSPGIEPYASNYYKAGLAKGNFMRQNKYLKKLLAEKGMDTEDIWRNIMLNHGSIQQLEGLTQREKDVFKTFKEISPMEIITQAAQRQQFIDQAQSLNLNIPSSLPVKDVNALMIEAWRLGVKTLYYQRSQSVSKELTVNFVKCASCEG